The DNA window AATGGTAGACTCTCATTGAATTTATCGTATACATCTTTTTTAACTGTATAACAGCAAGACCCAATTGATGGACCTATGCCCACCAGTATATCCTTAGAGTTTGAACCATAAGCCTTTTTCATTGTGTCAATCATTTTTTCTCCTATCCTTGCTACAGTGCCCTTCCAGCCAGCGTGTGCAACTCCTGCAACATTTTTAACTTTATCAAGGAAAAATAGGGGAACGCAGTCTGCATAAAAAGTTAAAAGCATAAGGCCTCTTACATTAGTTAGAAGCCCATCTATTTCTTTATAATCCAAAGGCTTATCTAAGCCCTTACCTGCATCTTCTTCTGTTACAATTCTTATAGTTGTAGCATGTACTTGATCAGATAGTACCATTTTTTCTAGGGGAACGTTAAAAGCATCTGAAATGCTTTGGAAATTTCTTATTATATTTTCTTTTTCATCTTTTGTATTTAAGCCTAGATTTAATGTGTTAAAAGGCTTAGGGCTTACTCCGCCTATTCTAGTAGTAAATCCGTGCTTAACAAGTCCT is part of the Proteiniborus sp. MB09-C3 genome and encodes:
- the pgeF gene encoding peptidoglycan editing factor PgeF — protein: MNENIGFELREIGGLHYYIIPSFEQTGLVKHGFTTRIGGVSPKPFNTLNLGLNTKDEKENIIRNFQSISDAFNVPLEKMVLSDQVHATTIRIVTEEDAGKGLDKPLDYKEIDGLLTNVRGLMLLTFYADCVPLFFLDKVKNVAGVAHAGWKGTVARIGEKMIDTMKKAYGSNSKDILVGIGPSIGSCCYTVKKDVYDKFNESLPFTEEVLMKESTETWRLDLWKANKKILEENGILSRNITICGLCTGCNNDKFFSYRKENGRTGRMAALIQLI